A single region of the Acinetobacter sp. WCHA45 genome encodes:
- a CDS encoding MFS transporter, whose translation MSSNMNLDAKKATEIKLFSFSTPAMRAFHMTWLAFFVCFFAWFACAPLMPVIKGEFNLTKDQIANINIAAVAITILIRLIVGPLCDKYGPRKTYTALLIVGSIPVFGVAAANTYESFLFFRLLIGAIGASFVITQYHTSVMFAPNVVGTANAASAGWGNAGGGATQAIMPLILGAIVMFGVEQAMGWRIALLVPGIMMVIVGVLYWKLTQDCPQGDFKELRANGVEVGSGKKGGVAILMQAARNYRVWILFVSYAACFGIEIFIHNIAAMYYVDHFNMGLKEAGLTAGIFGLLALFARALGGIVSDKVAISKGLDGRTKVLFILILCEGLFLILFSQMNTVALAIISMTVFALFTHMSCGATYALVPFIDRNALGGVAGIIGAGGNVGAVAAGFLLKGLLDVQTCLMILGGLVTVAAFGVILIRFSVEHKTKEQQLFDQAMLERNSITS comes from the coding sequence ATGTCTTCAAATATGAATTTAGATGCAAAAAAAGCAACTGAAATAAAATTATTTAGCTTTTCAACGCCTGCCATGCGTGCTTTTCATATGACTTGGCTCGCATTCTTTGTATGTTTCTTCGCTTGGTTTGCTTGTGCACCCTTAATGCCAGTCATCAAAGGTGAATTTAATCTAACCAAAGACCAAATCGCAAACATCAATATCGCTGCGGTTGCAATCACAATTCTGATCCGACTCATTGTTGGCCCACTCTGTGACAAGTATGGACCACGCAAAACCTACACTGCTCTTCTCATTGTTGGCAGTATCCCTGTTTTCGGTGTTGCAGCAGCAAATACTTATGAATCGTTCTTGTTTTTCCGTCTCTTGATTGGTGCTATTGGTGCAAGCTTCGTCATCACCCAGTATCACACCAGTGTCATGTTTGCCCCGAATGTTGTCGGCACAGCCAATGCGGCTTCTGCAGGTTGGGGAAATGCGGGTGGAGGTGCAACACAAGCAATCATGCCATTAATTCTCGGTGCAATTGTGATGTTTGGCGTTGAACAAGCAATGGGTTGGAGAATTGCGTTGCTTGTACCTGGCATTATGATGGTAATTGTTGGTGTACTTTATTGGAAACTTACACAAGACTGTCCACAAGGAGATTTCAAAGAATTACGCGCAAACGGTGTTGAAGTTGGTAGCGGTAAAAAAGGTGGTGTTGCTATCTTAATGCAAGCTGCTCGTAACTATCGTGTTTGGATTCTATTTGTTTCTTACGCAGCATGTTTCGGTATCGAAATCTTCATTCATAACATTGCGGCAATGTACTATGTTGACCACTTCAACATGGGTTTAAAAGAAGCAGGTTTAACTGCGGGTATCTTTGGTCTACTTGCCTTATTCGCTCGTGCTTTAGGTGGAATTGTTTCAGATAAAGTTGCGATTTCAAAAGGTTTAGATGGTCGTACAAAAGTATTATTTATTCTTATCTTATGTGAAGGCTTGTTCCTCATTCTCTTCTCACAAATGAATACTGTAGCTCTTGCTATTATTAGTATGACTGTCTTCGCGCTATTCACGCATATGTCTTGTGGAGCAACTTATGCTTTAGTTCCTTTCATTGACCGTAATGCACTTGGTGGTGTGGCGGGCATTATTGGGGCTGGTGGTAATGTTGGTGCGGTTGCAGCAGGCTTCCTACTTAAAGGCTTACTAGATGTTCAAACTTGCCTCATGATTTTAGGTGGTCTTGTAACTGTGGCCGCTTTCGGTGTCATTCTCATCCGCTTCTCTGTAGAACATAAAACGAAAGAACAACAACTGTTTGACCAAGCTATGCTTGAACGCAACTCTATCACCTCTTAA
- a CDS encoding alginate export family protein, whose protein sequence is MKLNLLSFAMLSVLTTTTFAADNFLSQTQFSLDSRLRYELVDQDNQLKNADAWTLRLRPSLETGTWHGLSAFVQGEGTVEINDHFNSTRNAETNYSTVPDPQNLQLNQAYLKYAYSPKFDLSIGRQAINLDNQRFVGSVAWRQNDQTFDAISLNIKPCKEFGLYYGYINQVNTIFGSEDVKPKFVAAQDGKQNSQIHLIQAKMNYNPLLNATLYGYLMDFEDLSAWSNQTYGLRLTGKKNNFRYVAEYAKQSEYAEQPINYDADYYGLELGYSITDKGSALGEITLGYEVLGSDDGKIAFQTPLATKHKFNGWADLFLTTPVNGLTDLYISSSFNVFDKGKLGTELHQYRSDEKNMDYGQEFSISYSHALPIKGLSALAKFSDYQAEEFSVDTQKLWLQMDYKY, encoded by the coding sequence ATGAAATTGAATCTTCTTAGCTTTGCTATGCTCAGTGTTTTAACAACTACGACATTTGCCGCAGATAACTTTTTAAGTCAAACTCAATTTTCTCTCGATAGTCGCTTACGTTACGAATTAGTTGACCAAGATAACCAACTAAAAAATGCTGATGCTTGGACTTTGAGACTACGCCCTTCACTGGAAACTGGCACATGGCATGGCTTAAGCGCATTTGTGCAAGGAGAAGGAACTGTCGAAATTAATGATCATTTCAATAGCACACGTAATGCTGAAACAAACTACAGTACAGTCCCTGATCCTCAAAACCTACAATTGAATCAAGCTTATTTAAAATATGCTTATAGTCCAAAGTTTGATTTAAGTATTGGTCGTCAAGCTATTAATTTAGATAATCAGCGCTTTGTAGGCTCCGTAGCTTGGCGTCAAAATGATCAAACCTTTGATGCGATTAGCTTAAATATTAAACCTTGCAAAGAGTTTGGTTTGTATTATGGCTATATTAATCAAGTCAATACTATTTTTGGTAGTGAAGATGTAAAACCTAAATTTGTAGCAGCCCAAGATGGTAAACAAAACAGTCAAATTCACTTAATTCAAGCTAAAATGAATTACAACCCATTGTTGAACGCAACACTATATGGGTATTTGATGGATTTCGAGGATTTAAGTGCTTGGTCAAATCAAACCTATGGCTTACGCTTAACAGGTAAGAAAAACAATTTTAGATACGTTGCTGAATATGCCAAACAAAGTGAATATGCTGAGCAACCTATAAATTATGATGCTGATTATTATGGATTAGAATTAGGTTATAGCATCACGGATAAAGGCTCAGCACTGGGTGAAATCACACTTGGCTATGAAGTGCTTGGTAGTGATGATGGAAAAATTGCATTTCAAACCCCATTAGCGACTAAACATAAGTTTAACGGATGGGCTGACTTATTCTTGACAACGCCCGTGAATGGTTTAACTGACTTGTACATTTCATCAAGTTTTAATGTATTTGATAAAGGTAAATTAGGCACTGAACTACATCAATATCGTAGCGATGAAAAAAATATGGATTATGGTCAAGAATTCTCTATTTCTTATTCTCATGCTTTGCCTATTAAAGGTTTGTCTGCCCTAGCAAAATTCTCAGATTATCAAGCGGAAGAGTTTTCTGTAGATACTCAAAAGTTATGGTTGCAAATGGATTATAAATACTGA
- a CDS encoding trypsin-like peptidase domain-containing protein → MRRAFIWLPWVLLVVVIFSFLAWQKSHQPKPTVAADGVKMPAEKVEPLIDTTRTGGVVSYSAAVKVASPAVVNIFTTQKVKQMNHPLLNDPVFREFFGNQAPQQPQNENSLGSGVIVRADGYILTNNHVIAQAEHIVVALHDGRRAEAKVIGTDPDTDLAVIKIELDKLPVLPFKLSGNEVGDVVLAIGNPFGVGQTVTQGIISATGRSDLGINTYEDFIQTDAAINPGNSGGALIDVAGNLIGVNTAIFSQSGGSLGIGFAIPAKICQQVLNSILKDGRVVRGWLGISLIPNTMNEDVLAAKPVGVVVADVLRDGPADAAGVKRGDKIIQVNNEQITSASHLINYVALQAPQSVIDVVVERDGKQQSMQVKVGERKTQQNAQSQYIPLPKPQD, encoded by the coding sequence GTGCGCCGTGCATTTATATGGTTACCTTGGGTTTTACTCGTTGTTGTTATATTTAGTTTTCTGGCTTGGCAGAAATCACATCAGCCGAAACCAACAGTCGCTGCTGATGGCGTCAAAATGCCTGCTGAAAAGGTTGAACCTCTGATTGATACAACTCGAACAGGTGGTGTTGTTTCGTATAGTGCTGCCGTAAAAGTTGCTTCGCCTGCTGTGGTGAATATCTTTACCACTCAGAAAGTGAAACAGATGAATCATCCTTTATTGAATGATCCTGTATTTCGTGAGTTTTTTGGTAATCAAGCCCCTCAACAGCCTCAAAATGAAAATAGTTTAGGTTCAGGTGTTATCGTTCGTGCAGATGGTTATATTCTAACGAATAATCATGTGATTGCTCAGGCAGAGCATATTGTGGTGGCATTGCATGATGGTCGTCGTGCTGAAGCGAAAGTCATTGGTACAGATCCTGATACTGATTTAGCTGTGATTAAAATTGAGTTAGACAAGCTTCCTGTCCTACCGTTTAAACTCAGTGGCAATGAAGTTGGCGATGTTGTACTTGCAATCGGTAATCCATTTGGCGTGGGACAAACAGTTACGCAAGGGATTATTTCGGCGACAGGTCGTTCAGATTTAGGTATCAATACCTATGAAGACTTTATTCAAACTGATGCGGCGATCAATCCAGGTAATTCAGGTGGTGCATTAATTGACGTTGCGGGGAATTTAATCGGCGTAAATACTGCGATTTTCTCTCAATCAGGCGGTTCGTTAGGGATTGGTTTTGCAATTCCAGCGAAAATTTGTCAGCAAGTATTAAATTCAATTTTGAAAGATGGTCGTGTTGTTCGTGGTTGGTTAGGTATTAGCTTAATTCCTAATACCATGAATGAGGACGTATTGGCTGCGAAACCTGTTGGAGTCGTTGTTGCTGATGTCTTGCGTGATGGTCCAGCCGATGCTGCGGGAGTGAAGCGTGGTGATAAAATTATTCAAGTCAATAATGAGCAAATTACTTCAGCTTCACATTTAATCAACTATGTTGCATTGCAAGCACCACAAAGTGTGATTGATGTGGTGGTTGAACGCGATGGTAAGCAACAGAGCATGCAAGTTAAAGTTGGAGAGAGAAAAACCCAACAAAACGCGCAGTCGCAATATATCCCATTGCCTAAGCCTCAAGACTAA
- a CDS encoding Nif3-like dinuclear metal center hexameric protein yields MANLHDIVQWCNQTLKVSEFKDYAPNGLQIEGTPDVNKIVCAVTASEDAINAAIAQQADALLVHHGYFWKGEAYPITGMRGNRIKKLIQNNISLIAYHLPLDSHPTLGNNAAIADLIGLQKLEALDPFEKHPIGNIGYLESPLSPEQFKTNLQAIFDFNVIHLPSEKTQIQKVGFCTGGAQDFINKAAEKDCDAYISGEVSERTFYEAKELGVHYFACGHHATERYGVQCLAQAITNQFAVETIYFELNNPI; encoded by the coding sequence ATGGCAAATTTGCATGATATTGTGCAATGGTGTAATCAAACTTTAAAAGTTAGTGAGTTTAAAGATTACGCACCCAATGGCTTACAAATTGAAGGCACGCCTGATGTAAATAAAATAGTCTGTGCTGTTACAGCCTCAGAAGATGCAATTAATGCAGCTATTGCGCAGCAAGCAGATGCCTTACTTGTCCATCATGGTTACTTTTGGAAAGGTGAAGCCTACCCTATTACAGGTATGCGTGGTAATCGAATCAAAAAATTAATTCAGAACAACATCTCTTTGATCGCCTACCATTTGCCTTTAGACTCACATCCCACACTTGGCAATAATGCCGCAATTGCAGATTTAATCGGTTTACAAAAACTAGAAGCTTTAGATCCATTCGAAAAGCATCCGATTGGAAATATAGGCTATTTGGAAAGTCCATTAAGCCCAGAGCAATTTAAAACAAATTTACAGGCTATTTTTGATTTTAATGTGATTCATTTGCCGAGCGAGAAAACTCAAATCCAAAAAGTAGGATTTTGCACAGGCGGCGCTCAAGATTTTATTAATAAAGCAGCAGAAAAAGATTGTGATGCTTATATTTCTGGCGAAGTCAGTGAGCGTACTTTTTATGAAGCTAAAGAATTAGGGGTTCATTATTTTGCCTGTGGTCATCATGCAACTGAACGATATGGCGTACAATGTCTTGCTCAAGCAATTACAAATCAGTTTGCTGTAGAAACGATCTATTTTGAACTAAATAATCCAATTTAA
- a CDS encoding superoxide dismutase, which translates to MTTITLPALPYGYDDLAPHITRETLEYHHDKHHNTYVVNLNNLIKGTDLEGKTLEEIIKASAGDASKAGIFNNAAQVWNHTFYWNSMKPNGGGKPTGAIAAKIEEAFGSYEKFAEEFTAAATTQFGSGWAWLVADEVNGKLSITKTANADTPLAHGQIAVLTIDVWEHAYYIDFRNLRPKYIATFLESLVNWDYANAKLAGQPAGVEK; encoded by the coding sequence ATGACAACCATTACTTTACCTGCACTTCCATATGGCTATGATGACTTAGCTCCGCACATTACTCGCGAAACTTTAGAATACCATCACGATAAACATCACAATACTTATGTTGTTAACTTAAACAACCTAATCAAAGGCACTGACCTTGAAGGTAAAACTTTAGAAGAAATCATCAAAGCATCTGCTGGTGACGCTTCTAAAGCAGGTATCTTTAACAATGCTGCACAAGTATGGAACCACACATTCTACTGGAACAGCATGAAACCAAACGGTGGTGGTAAACCAACTGGCGCAATCGCAGCTAAAATCGAAGAAGCTTTTGGTAGCTATGAAAAATTTGCAGAAGAATTCACTGCTGCTGCAACGACTCAATTCGGTTCAGGTTGGGCTTGGTTAGTTGCTGACGAAGTAAATGGTAAATTATCAATTACTAAAACTGCAAATGCAGATACTCCACTTGCTCACGGTCAAATCGCAGTATTAACAATCGACGTTTGGGAACATGCTTACTACATCGACTTCCGTAACTTACGTCCAAAATACATCGCAACTTTCCTAGAAAGCCTAGTGAACTGGGACTATGCAAATGCAAAACTTGCTGGTCAACCAGCAGGTGTTGAGAAATAA
- a CDS encoding tRNA-(ms[2]io[6]A)-hydroxylase: protein MSSVNYDELMQPVIAFLGCTTPQAWLDEAVNNLDILMQDHANCEKKAASTAMNLMFRYSFFTDLQVKLAQLVREEMLHYEQVLEFMNKRGQEWKGLSAGRYAGGLRKEIRTYEPEALIDVMIIGAFVEARSCERFYALAPVVDDELGRYYRYLLKSESRHFEDYLALALDVAKTAKLKDPEENIQQRIEYIREVEKNLILTPDDTFRFHSGVPRRVAA, encoded by the coding sequence ATGAGTAGTGTAAATTATGATGAGTTGATGCAACCTGTCATTGCATTTTTAGGGTGTACCACTCCTCAGGCGTGGCTAGATGAAGCGGTGAATAACCTTGACATCTTAATGCAAGACCATGCCAACTGTGAGAAAAAAGCGGCAAGTACAGCGATGAACCTGATGTTTCGCTATAGCTTTTTTACCGACTTACAAGTGAAATTGGCGCAATTGGTGCGTGAAGAAATGCTGCATTATGAGCAGGTTTTGGAATTCATGAACAAACGTGGCCAAGAGTGGAAGGGTTTGAGTGCAGGGCGCTATGCAGGTGGATTACGTAAAGAAATCCGTACTTATGAACCTGAAGCATTGATTGATGTGATGATTATTGGCGCATTTGTCGAAGCACGCTCGTGTGAGCGCTTCTATGCGCTGGCACCTGTTGTAGACGATGAACTTGGACGTTACTATCGTTACTTGCTTAAATCGGAATCTCGTCATTTTGAGGACTATTTGGCTTTAGCTTTAGATGTTGCAAAAACTGCCAAACTTAAAGATCCAGAAGAAAATATTCAGCAGCGGATTGAATATATCCGTGAAGTGGAAAAGAATCTAATTTTAACGCCAGATGATACGTTCCGTTTCCATAGCGGTGTGCCAAGGCGGGTTGCTGCCTAA
- the pdxJ gene encoding pyridoxine 5'-phosphate synthase, producing MAAILGVNIDHVATLRQARGTTYPDPVQAALLCEQAGAEGITLHLREDRRHIQDDDVRRMRPLLKTRMNLELAVTDEMVAFAKEIQPQHVCFVPERRQEVTTEGGLDVIGHFEKVKAATEALKAIGSDVSLFIDADFAQIDAAVACGAPTIEIHTGAYADAETDEQQQAELSRIIKGAEYAAAKGLVVNAGHGLNLDNVAAIAAIPQIHELNIGHSIIADSVFVGLAQAVTDMKAAIQAAAR from the coding sequence ATGGCTGCAATCTTAGGTGTAAACATTGATCATGTTGCGACATTAAGACAAGCACGTGGTACAACTTACCCTGATCCAGTTCAGGCTGCTTTGTTGTGTGAACAGGCTGGTGCTGAGGGGATTACTTTACATTTGCGTGAAGATCGCCGTCATATACAAGATGATGATGTACGTCGTATGCGTCCATTATTAAAAACCCGCATGAATTTGGAATTGGCGGTAACTGATGAAATGGTTGCGTTTGCCAAAGAGATTCAACCCCAGCATGTGTGTTTCGTGCCTGAACGCCGTCAGGAAGTGACCACCGAAGGTGGATTGGACGTGATTGGGCATTTTGAAAAAGTGAAGGCGGCAACTGAAGCACTGAAAGCGATTGGCAGTGATGTGTCTTTGTTTATCGATGCAGATTTTGCACAAATTGACGCAGCCGTCGCATGTGGTGCACCAACCATTGAAATCCATACGGGTGCTTATGCTGATGCCGAGACAGATGAGCAGCAACAAGCTGAATTATCTCGTATTATCAAAGGTGCTGAATATGCAGCAGCTAAAGGTTTGGTTGTGAATGCTGGACATGGTTTGAATTTGGATAATGTGGCAGCGATTGCAGCAATTCCACAAATTCATGAACTCAACATTGGTCATTCGATTATTGCCGATAGTGTATTTGTTGGTTTGGCTCAAGCAGTAACAGATATGAAAGCAGCGATTCAGGCTGCTGCGAGATAA
- the recO gene encoding DNA repair protein RecO: MMRNEVLHGYLIHHRKYREKSHIVHLFTQEYGRVDGILRQTPPPQYQPIRLHATGKSELKNFTKLEILNQPVFFHGDAFFAGFYLNEILLRLCPLEEMMPQTFEQYQLILVLLQQLATHEQAAVFLRQILRQFEHVLLVELGYAIDFSTDASQQDIQVNQHYQFQLNDGFLPVSQASRSTLDGRLITSMQSYEDGQDFSHEQLQLLGKLYRQMISALLGDRPLKSRQLWIQSTQT, translated from the coding sequence ATGATGCGCAATGAAGTCCTACATGGTTATTTGATTCATCATCGTAAATATCGTGAAAAAAGCCATATTGTGCATTTATTTACACAAGAATATGGTCGGGTGGATGGGATTCTAAGACAGACCCCACCGCCGCAATATCAGCCTATTCGTCTGCATGCCACAGGCAAATCTGAACTAAAAAACTTCACAAAACTGGAAATTCTGAATCAACCTGTATTCTTTCATGGTGATGCATTTTTTGCTGGTTTTTATTTAAATGAAATTCTATTGCGACTATGTCCCTTAGAAGAGATGATGCCGCAAACATTTGAACAATATCAGTTAATTTTAGTGCTGTTACAGCAATTGGCGACACACGAACAAGCTGCTGTATTTCTTAGGCAGATTTTGCGTCAATTTGAGCATGTACTATTGGTGGAACTTGGTTACGCCATTGATTTCTCAACAGATGCGAGTCAACAAGACATTCAGGTCAACCAGCATTATCAATTTCAGCTCAATGATGGTTTTTTACCAGTTTCGCAAGCTTCGCGTTCAACACTTGATGGTAGATTGATTACATCTATGCAAAGTTATGAAGATGGGCAGGATTTTTCTCACGAACAATTGCAATTATTGGGTAAACTATACCGTCAAATGATTAGCGCCTTGTTGGGTGATCGACCGCTGAAAAGCCGTCAACTTTGGATTCAAAGTACACAAACTTGA
- a CDS encoding NF038104 family lipoprotein encodes MKITIRVLAIVTCIFMLQGCIHKLVTVPVKVAYKTTKGVVKGTAAVVGAVIPDGDDEEKDEKKKD; translated from the coding sequence ATGAAAATAACAATCCGTGTACTCGCAATCGTAACATGCATCTTCATGTTGCAAGGCTGTATTCACAAGCTTGTGACTGTACCTGTTAAAGTTGCTTATAAGACCACTAAAGGTGTTGTTAAAGGAACTGCTGCGGTTGTTGGCGCAGTGATTCCCGATGGCGATGATGAAGAAAAGGATGAGAAAAAGAAGGACTAG
- the era gene encoding GTPase Era: MSHSEENKPEATEQQDGNNLVDQFFSSQGTTIPSDFKSGFVAIVGRPNVGKSTLMNHILGQKLSITSRKPQTTRHKIVGIDSREKSQAVFVDTPGMHKKEVRAINKMMNRAAHSALRDVNLVLFVVDAQKWTQNDELVLEKLKNADMPVILVINKLDTFENKNEALPLIRERAKLMNFAEIVPVSALRGANLDHLRDTIEKYLPYQPPLYSLDQITDRSERFLASEIIREKIMRQLGEELPYDLTVQIESFKTEEAAVNEKTGRLKPPCTYIDATIFVERQGQKAIVIGDKGAKLKSIGMDARTDMEKMFEQKIMLTLWVKVKGGWSDDERALKSLGYSDI; the protein is encoded by the coding sequence ATGTCTCATTCAGAAGAAAATAAGCCAGAAGCAACTGAACAGCAAGATGGCAATAATCTAGTTGATCAATTTTTTAGTTCTCAAGGAACGACCATTCCTTCAGATTTCAAAAGCGGTTTTGTTGCAATCGTTGGACGTCCAAACGTGGGTAAGTCAACTTTGATGAACCATATCTTGGGTCAAAAACTATCGATTACTTCGCGTAAGCCACAAACTACACGCCATAAGATCGTAGGGATTGATTCACGTGAGAAATCACAGGCTGTATTTGTAGATACCCCTGGGATGCATAAAAAAGAAGTACGTGCCATCAATAAAATGATGAATCGTGCGGCACACTCTGCTTTGCGTGATGTGAATCTGGTTTTATTTGTGGTTGATGCACAAAAGTGGACGCAAAACGATGAATTGGTTTTGGAAAAACTTAAAAATGCAGATATGCCTGTGATCCTCGTGATCAATAAACTTGATACATTTGAAAATAAAAATGAGGCTTTACCGCTAATTCGAGAGCGTGCCAAGCTCATGAATTTTGCTGAAATTGTTCCGGTTTCAGCATTGCGTGGTGCAAATCTAGATCATTTGCGTGACACCATTGAAAAATATTTGCCATATCAACCACCATTGTATTCATTAGATCAGATTACCGATCGTTCTGAGCGTTTCCTTGCAAGTGAGATCATTCGTGAGAAAATTATGCGTCAGTTAGGTGAAGAGCTGCCGTATGATTTAACGGTTCAAATTGAATCATTTAAAACTGAAGAAGCAGCCGTAAATGAAAAAACAGGTCGTTTAAAGCCGCCATGTACGTATATTGATGCAACCATTTTTGTAGAACGCCAAGGGCAAAAAGCAATTGTGATTGGTGATAAAGGTGCGAAGCTGAAAAGCATCGGCATGGATGCACGTACAGATATGGAAAAAATGTTTGAGCAAAAAATTATGCTAACGCTTTGGGTGAAAGTCAAAGGTGGTTGGTCTGATGATGAGCGTGCACTCAAAAGCTTGGGTTATAGCGATATTTAA
- the rnc gene encoding ribonuclease III — MTKNLQTKLNDTRLQGRIGYQFKQFELLKLALTHRSVSHKHNYERLEFLGDALLGMIVANYLYNTYPSENEGRLTRMRATLVRQEALGKIASDLQLSRSLILSTGELKSGGHHRESILADTVEAIIGAIYLDSNDLNLLERIVLKWYEPYLDHIEPTDQLKDPKSRLQEYLQARKKPLPVYEVVDIQGDAPNQHFKVECDVAGLPKIIGEGSSRRFAEQTAAAEILKLLEQ; from the coding sequence TTGACCAAAAATCTGCAAACCAAACTCAATGATACACGGCTGCAAGGTCGAATAGGTTACCAGTTTAAACAGTTTGAATTGTTAAAACTGGCTTTGACCCATCGTTCGGTCAGCCATAAACATAATTATGAACGCCTAGAATTTCTAGGCGATGCATTATTAGGAATGATCGTTGCAAATTATTTGTACAATACCTATCCGTCGGAAAATGAAGGTCGTTTAACGCGAATGCGTGCGACTTTGGTTCGACAGGAAGCATTAGGGAAAATCGCAAGTGATTTGCAACTCAGTCGGTCATTAATTTTAAGCACAGGTGAGTTAAAATCAGGTGGACACCACCGAGAGTCAATTCTGGCTGATACGGTTGAAGCCATTATTGGTGCTATTTATCTAGACAGTAATGATCTCAACTTGCTCGAACGCATTGTGTTAAAATGGTATGAACCATATCTTGATCATATCGAACCGACAGATCAGCTGAAAGACCCTAAATCACGTTTGCAAGAGTATTTACAAGCACGTAAAAAACCTCTCCCAGTTTACGAGGTTGTAGATATTCAGGGTGATGCCCCGAATCAACATTTCAAAGTGGAATGTGATGTGGCGGGATTGCCAAAAATTATAGGCGAGGGCTCAAGTCGTCGTTTTGCCGAACAAACGGCAGCGGCAGAGATTTTAAAATTATTGGAGCAATAA
- a CDS encoding DUF4845 domain-containing protein, translated as MRKSQQGASYIAILFGIIFFAIFVKAAVAIWPAYWDDKIIDTQIEGLLKDSPKNITPSKFYTQMDQRLEMNNIRDIHFKDIAEVTYKDDLVVMKKYEVRKPFVLNISLVMNFEKTFDQKSANQTQ; from the coding sequence ATGCGTAAATCTCAACAAGGGGCATCCTATATCGCGATATTATTCGGAATTATTTTCTTTGCGATATTTGTAAAGGCGGCAGTTGCAATATGGCCCGCCTATTGGGATGACAAAATTATTGATACTCAAATTGAAGGATTATTAAAAGATAGTCCTAAAAATATTACACCAAGTAAATTTTATACTCAGATGGATCAACGTTTAGAGATGAATAATATTCGTGATATACATTTCAAGGATATTGCTGAAGTTACTTATAAAGATGATTTAGTTGTAATGAAAAAGTATGAAGTGCGTAAGCCTTTCGTATTGAATATTAGTTTAGTGATGAATTTTGAGAAGACTTTTGACCAAAAATCTGCAAACCAAACTCAATGA
- the lepB gene encoding signal peptidase I — translation MDFDFNLILVPVTLIFFLVWLLDKFVLKQRANKGRDQENFVITWAYDFWPVLAVVLILRSFLYEPFNIPSDSMVPTLETGDFILVNKFDYGVRLPIVNAKVIDVGEPKRGEVIVFRYPPQPTISYIKRVVGLPGDHIQFKAGQLIINGKQIAKVATEFKRDKDQLETPTVYYFKETLGEHQHLIRYLDGRNPLAEQFQFAKLRGADALVPFVAKENNVFIQSNGQDWEVTVPKGQYFAMGDNRDQSADSRFWGFVPEANLTGRAFYIWMHKEPGFNLPSFNRNGKIN, via the coding sequence GTGGATTTTGATTTTAATTTGATTCTGGTACCAGTTACACTAATTTTTTTTCTAGTGTGGCTACTCGATAAATTTGTACTAAAACAACGTGCAAATAAAGGGCGTGATCAGGAAAATTTTGTTATAACGTGGGCATATGATTTTTGGCCCGTGTTAGCAGTAGTCTTAATCCTTCGTTCTTTCTTATATGAACCATTTAATATCCCATCTGATTCTATGGTGCCCACCTTAGAAACAGGTGATTTTATTTTAGTAAATAAATTTGATTATGGTGTGCGTTTACCGATTGTAAATGCAAAAGTAATTGATGTAGGTGAGCCAAAACGTGGTGAAGTCATCGTATTTCGTTATCCACCACAACCAACCATTAGCTATATTAAGCGTGTGGTGGGTTTGCCAGGCGACCATATTCAGTTTAAAGCTGGACAATTAATTATTAACGGAAAGCAAATTGCTAAAGTCGCAACTGAATTTAAACGTGATAAAGATCAATTAGAAACTCCTACAGTTTATTACTTTAAAGAAACATTAGGTGAACACCAGCATTTAATTCGTTATTTAGATGGTCGTAATCCTTTAGCAGAACAATTTCAATTTGCAAAGTTACGTGGAGCTGACGCACTCGTTCCATTTGTTGCCAAAGAAAATAATGTTTTTATTCAAAGTAATGGGCAGGATTGGGAAGTAACTGTGCCGAAAGGACAGTATTTTGCAATGGGTGATAATAGAGATCAAAGTGCAGACAGTCGTTTTTGGGGATTTGTCCCTGAAGCGAATTTAACTGGTCGCGCTTTTTATATTTGGATGCATAAAGAACCTGGTTTTAACCTGCCAAGTTTCAATCGCAATGGTAAGATTAACTAA